A region of Fibrobacter succinogenes subsp. succinogenes S85 DNA encodes the following proteins:
- a CDS encoding YraN family protein, with translation MQKRIVQRSCNRAKGNFIETQAVAFLMREGYQVVTRNYAYHGGELDIVARDNGTLVFVEVKSVWNNQEGNPAARVNALKQKKIWQTACHFLATQKTIAPKGFDTPCRFDVLSARAYQEPLQFAHIKNAFEGNQVIPNI, from the coding sequence ATGCAAAAAAGGATTGTACAAAGATCCTGCAATCGCGCTAAGGGAAATTTTATAGAGACGCAGGCGGTGGCATTCCTGATGCGCGAAGGCTACCAAGTTGTCACCCGTAATTACGCTTACCATGGCGGAGAACTCGACATTGTCGCCCGCGATAACGGGACTCTCGTTTTTGTTGAAGTCAAGTCTGTTTGGAATAACCAGGAAGGGAACCCTGCCGCACGTGTGAACGCTCTCAAGCAAAAGAAGATTTGGCAAACCGCTTGCCATTTCTTGGCAACGCAAAAAACAATTGCCCCTAAGGGCTTTGACACTCCTTGCCGTTTCGATGTTCTGAGCGCCCGCGCCTACCAAGAACCGCTCCAGTTTGCGCACATCAAAAACGCCTTTGAAGGCAATCAAGTCATTCCCAATATCTAG
- a CDS encoding serine/threonine-protein kinase, producing the protein MIRPEQPLNFPYPFNENYELLGTLGKGGMGYVYKALDKRLNREVAFKILDSTSDVEAIKRFYLEAQAMKELDHQNIVHVFDFGQQGNQLFISMTYVQGISLAEILQNKSKLSFEAIEVIIKQIARGLLYAHSKGIVHRDVKPSNIMLTRDNRVYIMDFGISYIQEMEKERLTRTGMTMGTPEYMSPEQCHGDEVTLQSDIYSMGVILYEMTCGRLPFEGSRPVEIALKHVQEPPPAPELFREDIPDGLSALILKCLKKKLNERFHDMQEFLDECDQVFPQHDTPYQNSSVGRKTGSHRSVPSIAEAAKRFGSNLTPHKLIIVAFSVLFPLIVILLMLLMFTHKPQNMLHEVEWSEVIANYETRAIEPEMKKGYPIENLTDGDLTTAWLNKMPLKPLNPVLAMYFDQNTLITNIGIAVGYQKSVDDAFGDRFRIFKKPHTLTIETKDGFKQRIKLENIRGMQYPNIQAVETTELRFYLEDVYEADNDDYAISEIRLLGMEVE; encoded by the coding sequence ATGATACGTCCAGAACAACCGCTAAATTTTCCGTACCCCTTTAACGAAAACTACGAACTATTGGGAACGCTCGGCAAAGGCGGAATGGGCTATGTCTACAAGGCCCTCGATAAAAGGCTGAACCGCGAAGTCGCCTTCAAGATACTCGACTCCACCTCCGATGTCGAAGCCATCAAGCGTTTCTATCTCGAAGCGCAGGCCATGAAGGAGCTCGACCACCAAAACATCGTTCACGTGTTCGACTTTGGCCAGCAGGGCAACCAGCTCTTTATTTCGATGACTTACGTGCAAGGTATTTCGCTTGCCGAAATTTTGCAAAACAAGAGCAAACTTTCCTTTGAGGCCATTGAAGTCATCATCAAGCAAATTGCACGCGGTCTCCTTTACGCGCACAGCAAGGGCATCGTCCACCGCGACGTGAAGCCATCAAACATCATGCTCACGCGCGACAACCGCGTCTACATCATGGACTTTGGCATTTCATACATCCAGGAGATGGAAAAGGAACGCCTCACCCGCACCGGCATGACCATGGGTACGCCCGAATACATGTCGCCCGAACAGTGCCACGGTGACGAAGTCACGCTCCAGTCCGACATTTATAGCATGGGCGTGATCCTTTACGAAATGACTTGCGGACGTTTGCCGTTCGAAGGCAGCCGCCCTGTGGAAATTGCGCTCAAGCACGTGCAGGAACCGCCTCCGGCTCCGGAACTTTTCCGCGAAGATATCCCGGACGGACTTTCGGCGCTCATCCTCAAGTGCCTCAAGAAAAAGCTGAACGAACGCTTCCACGACATGCAGGAATTCTTGGACGAATGCGACCAGGTATTCCCGCAGCACGACACACCGTATCAGAATTCTTCTGTCGGTCGCAAGACCGGCAGCCACCGCAGCGTTCCTTCCATTGCAGAAGCGGCCAAGCGATTCGGCAGCAACCTCACTCCGCACAAACTCATCATTGTTGCGTTCTCGGTGCTGTTCCCGCTCATCGTGATTTTACTCATGCTCCTCATGTTCACGCACAAACCGCAGAACATGTTGCATGAAGTTGAATGGAGCGAGGTCATCGCAAACTACGAAACGAGAGCCATCGAGCCCGAAATGAAAAAGGGTTACCCGATTGAGAACTTGACTGACGGCGACCTCACCACGGCATGGCTCAACAAGATGCCGCTCAAGCCGTTGAACCCGGTGCTCGCCATGTACTTTGACCAGAACACGCTCATCACGAACATCGGCATTGCTGTTGGCTACCAGAAGTCCGTAGATGACGCTTTCGGCGACCGCTTCCGCATTTTCAAGAAACCGCACACGCTCACCATTGAGACAAAGGACGGATTCAAGCAACGCATCAAGCTCGAAAATATTAGGGGAATGCAGTACCCGAACATTCAGGCTGTTGAAACGACGGAGCTCCGGTTCTACCTTGAAGACGTTTACGAAGCTGACAACGACGACTACGCTATTTCGGAAATCCGCTTGCTTGGGATGGAAGTGGAGTAG